Proteins from a single region of Anaerolineae bacterium:
- the larA gene encoding nickel-dependent lactate racemase has product MDHILRLPWGKDTLALTLPEDWSLVGEMTPQPLPAVADVTAETIRALENPYGMSRLAELAGAAAQIALVIDDDSRPTPVARLLPAVIAELERGGAGLERVTLIAALGVHRPMTDAEIARRVGEQVAPRLKIATHNPDDPAGLAELGITSRGTPVQISRVVAEADLVISIGCIEPHIIASFGGGYKNLVPGVAGRATIAHNHALNCQPATFNSVGQPIDRNPMRLDLEEAAAMIRPPVFVVNAVLNSALEVVRVVAGHPVAAHREGAQVSAAIYGVRIPRLTDVVITASHPMDQDLRQGVKALANTIRAVRRGGVLFTLVRAEEGVGVFGLANRRLPLGRRALRVLAPALLALLPRLKLKNMGEEDRFFLYFALQAMRHATLVLYAPTIPPEVRANLPFVQFVDSVEEGIALARSKLSRRAEVLVFPHGGSTYPILPE; this is encoded by the coding sequence GATGTGACGGCGGAAACTATCCGCGCTCTGGAGAATCCGTATGGCATGTCACGCCTGGCGGAACTGGCAGGCGCGGCGGCGCAGATCGCCCTGGTGATCGACGATGACAGCCGGCCAACGCCGGTTGCCCGGCTGCTGCCGGCGGTCATCGCCGAGCTTGAACGCGGCGGCGCCGGGCTGGAACGGGTGACCCTGATCGCGGCGCTGGGGGTGCACCGTCCGATGACAGATGCCGAGATCGCCCGCCGTGTTGGCGAGCAGGTAGCGCCCCGGCTGAAGATCGCCACACATAACCCCGATGACCCGGCAGGGCTGGCTGAACTGGGGATAACGAGCCGCGGTACACCGGTGCAGATCAGCCGCGTGGTGGCAGAGGCTGATCTGGTGATCTCGATCGGCTGCATCGAGCCGCATATCATCGCCAGCTTTGGTGGGGGGTACAAAAACCTGGTGCCTGGTGTGGCCGGGCGGGCGACCATCGCCCATAACCACGCCCTGAACTGTCAGCCGGCCACGTTTAACAGCGTCGGCCAGCCAATCGATCGCAATCCCATGCGTCTGGACCTGGAAGAAGCGGCGGCGATGATTCGCCCGCCGGTGTTTGTGGTCAACGCCGTGCTCAACAGCGCCCTGGAAGTCGTGCGGGTGGTGGCCGGGCATCCGGTTGCCGCGCATCGGGAAGGGGCGCAGGTCAGCGCGGCGATCTACGGTGTGCGCATCCCCAGGCTGACGGATGTGGTGATCACCGCCTCACATCCGATGGATCAGGATCTTCGGCAGGGCGTCAAGGCGCTGGCCAACACGATCCGGGCGGTGCGGCGGGGCGGGGTGCTGTTCACGCTGGTGCGGGCGGAGGAGGGCGTGGGCGTGTTTGGGTTAGCCAACCGCCGCCTGCCGCTGGGACGCCGGGCACTGCGGGTGTTGGCGCCGGCGCTGCTGGCGCTCCTGCCACGCCTGAAGCTTAAGAATATGGGGGAGGAAGATCGGTTCTTCCTGTACTTTGCCCTGCAGGCTATGCGCCACGCCACCCTGGTGCTTTACGCGCCAACCATCCCGCCGGAAGTGCGGGCTAACCTGCCCTTCGTGCAGTTCGTCGACTCGGTGGAGGAAGGGATCGCGCTCGCCAGGAGCAAACTCTCCAGGCGGGCGGAGGTGCTGGTCTTCCCGCACGGCGGAAGCACGTACCCGATTCTGCCGGAATGA